The segment ATGAAGTCGCAAAATCTTCTGCTTCTTTTTGTGTCTCAAGAATTCGTTCATTCAAGCTATCGGGTAAATCACTAAATTTGATAGTTGGTAGATGATACTTCTCTTTCTTTTTCGACTGAATTAAATCATTCGTCGGAATTCCAATTCTTAAAATATAATCTTCAATATCGTAATGAGTTAAGAACATAGGAGCCACTCCTATCATGCCACTTGAGTAGAAGTTGAAAAAAAAGTGAACCACTAAATTGTTGTTGGTATTCAAAACGTATGTAGGATCTCCGCCTGATAAAAATGGCGTATAACCTTTGCCCACAAGATAAGGGGTTAATACCCCGAAAAAAACACTTTTCCTTTCCGTTTTATTCATACAATTCAATTTTTATTTGGCTTATATATGTAACCTTTATAGTCATTCACAGAGATTTCTGATATATCAATTGAAGCTTTACCCTGATCACTTACTTTGTATGTTTTAATCTTAGCATTGGTTAAATTATCACTTTCTAATAAGCTCACATTCTTATTTGATGCACTTTTACCTTGGGCTCTATATTTTAACTTCAAATCTTCCCCATTTGCCAATTTCTTCCATCCCTCCTTTTGACGAGGTGTATAGCTTGTGCCTGAGCTCAACTTAGTCTCAATAATAATGATATCTTCTATTCCATCAGGTGTTTGCCTTACCAAAACAATATCCGCCTTCTGTTATTAAAGGTACTTCTTTATAGATGTCGTACTCTTTTAACGCCGCAGAGCTTATTCCTACTTTTTCAGCCAAATCATCAAACAGCTGTCCTGTCTCATCATTACAAGTGTATACAATATCGTAGGACACATTCTGCCCTCCAATAAGCCATTTTCCTACCTTTTGTACGATTGTGTACCCATTTCTGAATTTTTAGAATCCCAAACTCAGCTAACTATGAGGACAACAAAATGAAAGATAAACATGAATACAAATTACTCTTATTTACAAAGAAAAATGAAAAGAGCAATGCTGCTGGTAGCATCGATTGCTTTGACTACTCTAGCAGTGTCTTGTTCTGAAGACAAGGACGATCCGACTCCCATTCCTGTCGTGACAGCCATCAATCCTACAAGTGGTGAGCCTGGTGACAATGTCACCATTACAGGTGTTGATATGGATGCCGCTACATCAGTAACATTCAATGGCGTAGCTGCGACGATCGTCTCCAACAGTGCTACTGAGATCGTAGCTACAGTGCCTGAAGACGCTACCACAGGAAAAGTATCTGTGACCACAGCAGGTGGAGTAGGTGTCAGCCCTGATGAATTCACTGTTGTCATAGCAGGAGCAGTACAAGTAGAGTCAATCAGCTCTATCTCTGCTGTCGTAGGCGACAATATAACCTTGACGGGTATAGACATGATGACGGTATCTTCTGTCAAAATCGGGGCGGTAGAAGCTACCATCGTAGAAACAACTGAGACGACTGCCACAGTCACTGTCGGAGAAGGCAGCATGTTGGGACTCAACAACTTCACCATCGTCAACAATGGTGGAACGACTACCACCTCTACCGAGACGCTTCCTTTTTATGTCATCAAGAAGATCGATGAGGCATTCTGGGGTACATTTGACAACCCTGAAGCAGATGCGCGTGCCTTCGGTGGTGGTGGAGCTGATCCAGAGGAATCTACTGCACATGATATCAGTTCAGCGGTAGTTGATATCGCAGAATACCTACCCACTGCAATAGATGGCAATTTCTTCCACATGGAGGGATACAGTTCCACAACCATATCGGGATCATACATGACGCAGCGTTTTACTGGATCTCAAACCGCTGGTGTATTTACAGACTTTTTTGGAGATGCTTCAGTAGATGATATTTATTTCAACGTGCAAATCAACTTTGGCAACCTGCCTGATGGATACAAGACTTCTGAGATTCCAGAAGATGTGCTTTGTGATTTCAGAATCAGAGATATTGTCAACAATGATGATTTCGAATACTATCCTACTTGGATTGGATTGGAAGCCATGGGTTATACTCCTGACGAAAACGGCTGGTGGAGCCTTTCTATCCCACTGTCTATGTTCGTTGATGGTAGCTTGACTATTGACAACTTTGATGCCGAGCAAGTGCAGAGATTTGGGATCGCCAATCGTAGAAACTACGGTACAGGTGGAACCGCTGGTGTGACTGTCACTGCTGCTGATGGTGGTGTTTTGGCCACTACGAGCTTTGACAATGCCATCATCACAGTGGGCGGCCCGATGTACAAATAATCATTACGTTTTAGTTTATAAAATAAACAGGCGAGCCAAATGGCTCGCCTGTTTTTGTATTGTTATCAAAGAATCGTAAATCACTAAAAGCGACAACTATTTGTCAATTGCTACAGTTCTAAACTCTCACAATTTTCATCAATGGTTCAAATGAATACAACGCAGCTCTTCTTCCTGAGGCTTCACCCTTTTGAACCAAATAGCCATTATCTAATAGTTTTTTAGTGATTATTGCTGCTGTTGCGGTTGGTATGCCAGAAGTTGAAGTAAATTTATTATTTCTAAAAACTGGATTTGTAAAAACAAAATCAAGTGCATTCAAACTCCACTTTGAGGATAATAGGTCTGTAAATTCATTTTTCATTTGTTCATAGAGAGTCCTTATGTTTTCAGCAATTTCTAAGTTTCGAATTGCTTGATTCTCCACTGCAATCAAAAAAAACCGAATCCATTCTTCCCAATTATTTTTCTCCGAAACCTGCCGCATTGTATCGATATACAAGTCCTTATTTTCTTCTAAAAAGCCACTTATATAAAAATGAGGTTGTGACAATATCCCTTCCTTCCATAAAAACAGGGTAATAAGCATTCTTCCAATTCTTCCATTTCCATCTTGAAAGGGGTGTAAAGCTTCAAATTCTACGTGCATTAATGCCGTCTTTATCAATGCAGGATCATTGCTTTCTTTTAAATATTGAAATAATTTTTCCAGTCCTTCATCCAGTTTTTCCAGGCTTATTGGGATAAACTGTATTTTCTTCTTGATTTTATCTGCTAAATAATTTTGTTCGGTTTTGAATGCTCCAGGAGATTTTGCCGCCCCTCTACCTAGATACAAAAGTTGTTGATGCATTTGCTTTATAAAACTGGCAGATAATAAATAACCTGTTTCCAATGCATTTTGCGCATTTTTCAGTGCTCTCTGATACAATACAGTCTCAATAACATCAGATCGCACATTCAAATTGTCTCCGTCATCGTCTGCTTCATATTGTAAAATCTCATCCATTGTACTAACAGTCCCTTCAATCCTTGATGAAATTACAGCCTCTTGATTTCTTAATGGAGCTAATAAAATTTCATTATTGTGCAGGTTTTTCAGCATCTGATCAAATCGAGCTAAGGCATCTGTGGCATTGATGATTTCCTTTATGAAATTTCCATAATTTATGTTTTGAGGTGGAAATTGATCATAATGATAATTGATAGCTTCTGTTGTATTATAATCCATCTACACACCCATTTTTGAGTACCAGATATAGATAAAAACAATAACCAAATCGATTTGATTCTTGTATTTACAGTAATACAAGAATCAAAGTAGTTTGATATCTAAAAGTTGTAAACAAAGTATTTTGATTCTCAAAAAATCACCCAAACAGGAAACAAAACATTTTGATATCTAAAAGTTGTAAACAAACCCTATTGACCCTACGATTATTAATTAATCAACAAACAAAACATTGTGCTTTCGCATTTAGTCAATTAAGGTCTTTTAAGGTAAAAAATTGGCAAAATCTTACCTCTTCAACCTCTCTCTCAACTGGTAGTCAAACAGGGAGGGTACTAGCCATAGGTTCACATTTTCGTCCGAGATATACGCATTGGGTTCGTAATGGATCGTGATGGGACGATTGGCATGTATGCCTACCAATCTCGCAGCAGGGCCATCTTTCATGCCATTCAAAATGACGGGCTTGGTAGCATCCAAGCCATTACCGAACTGCACATCGATGTTCCAGAAGGTGGTGAATGCACCATGAGAAGGCTTCCAATAACCAGCTCCCCCACCCGCAAACAAAGGATAAGAACCGTCCTCCAAACTCGTCGCATACACCCGAATGTTGTCAAACAGATTTTGGTGATTGGCACCAGAGTGCTGATCCAAAACTGGTACTTGGTACACGACACAGTTTTGATAGACACTCTTCGTCGCATGCGTATTGAAACTCAACGGATGCGTCACGATGTTGCGCACCGATAGATTCCTGACCAGGATGTTGTGTACGCTACCCATACTCACAGCATAGTGCGCAGTTTTGTCTCCTGACGTCTCTATGTCTGCGATAGTCACATTGGCAGATTGCTCTGTGAGTATGCCGCTGTCTGCATTTTTGATTTTGATGTCCTGCACCCAGCCGTTGTACATGTTGGTAAGGTAGATGGCATTGTATCCGTCCTCGACGTGATGTGCGATGTTGGGCGCCATCGGAAACTCGATGTTGAAATGCTCAATTCCTACTTCCTCCAAATGTTTCCACTCCGTCATGACAGGCTTCCACTGTGGATTGATGTCATGGAGCAAAGGATCTTTGATCGTCACCTGATTGCCTTTGATCTCAGTGATCAACACTTGCTGCATGACGAGGGCATGATTGGGGTAATTGTAGTGATGCGAACCAACCTTCAGATCAGCATCATCATATATAGAAGAGATCAACGAACCTTTCTTTCCGTCCTTGTTGTACCACTCGATTTGGACCACATCACCTACCGCCAATTTGCTGGCAGATTGTACTTCAATGAGCTGTCGGCCTCTTTGGCCAGAGAGCAATTGAGCAAGTACTTTCGGTTTGGTATCGTACTTGTCCAAATAAGACTTGACCCGCTCTCCTGGTACACGTACCCATATCATGCCGCCAGACCAAGCGTATTGAGAAAAAGGCAAATCCAAATTGTTTTCTGGTTCTCGTTGACGCTTATCGAGTTCAACAAGGTACTCCCTGAGTTCTTGGAGCTCTGGGGGATTGGCCAAATACCGCATGGGTCGTGGGTAGTAGAGGGTCGTGCCCTGCTCACCACTACCCGCTCCTCTCAGGCAGATGTTGCTTCTGGAAATGTATAAGATTTCGCTAAGGATGATTCTCCCTTTGGGGAATTGCAGGACTACTTTTCCTTCGGTCTCGTTGGCCATTTTCATGGCTTTGAGCAGTGCCTGGCTATCATCGAGTCCATCATCTGCTACCACGCCAAAATCTGTCACATTGATGACAGTACCTGAGGTAGAAACTGGAATCTGCTCCTCAGAAAAATGATACCCAGCATAGGAATAATCAGGCAAATAGATTTCCTCTTTTAATTCTGCATCAGTCAAAATTGCAGGAAGATTTTGTGACTGACTAGTATAAAAACCACTCAAAAGTGTAGCAGTCAAAAGTGCAATTTGCAATCGGTTTTTGGTCGTCGAAATGATTTTATGATTTGTACTTTTCATGTCAATTATCAATTTTATGATCAAAAAAGAAAAAGAGCGTGTCGCCCTTTCTTTTCCATTAAGCCCTGTTCATCACTGTGTTCTAAAAATAAGTTTTGATCCTCAATTCTTGATGATCTTAAAAACCTCTATGGAATCTTTCATGTCTACACGAAGGAAATATATCCCTTGACTCAAACCAGCAGTTGATAATTCCATCTTATTTCCCTCCTCATTCTTCCACTTGAGATTAGTACTCTTGCCAGAAAAATCAAACAAACTCACATTCTGTATTGGCTCATTGGATTGTACTGTCAATACATCTTTGGTTGGGTTGGGATAGACCAAAACATCGTCCGATACGAGATCAGATGACAATATTTCAGATGAGCCAATTGATATACTAATCGTCTCAGAGTTTTCACTCCCCAGATCATCCACAGCCACCGCTTTGAAAACATAGCTACCTGCTTTCATTCCAAACAGTGCAGGGTCAGCATCACTGCGCTCTCCCCATTTGAATGGTGATCGGGTATCGCTCCTCAGCAATTTGCCATTCATGTACAAGTCAACTTGGACGATCGTCCCATCTTCATCACTGGCACTTACCTCTACTATCAGATCTACTCCTTCGTCCAACACTTGTTGGTTGGTAGGCGAAAGGAACGAAAGTGCGGGTGATGCATTGGCAATTACCGTCAATTCGTCTACCGCCGTGAGGCCATCATTGTCAGTTGCAATGACTTTGAGTACATGCTCTCCTGATGGCAAGACCAACAGCGGATCGACAGTCGCATCTTGCCCCCAAACAAATGGTGAGGCAGTAATGGTTCTGACCAACACATCATCTAGGTACAACGAAACTGCAGCAAGTGTCCCGTCCTCATCACTTGCGCTCACTGTTGCGGTCAACAATACTCCCGCCTCGACAACTGCTCCATTTTTAGGAGAACCAATCTCTACTTTGGGTGCTTTACCGATCGTAAAATCCAAAGTCGTAGTGGTTGTATTCCCATCATTGTCAGTTCCGATGGCCTTCAATCGGTACTTGCCCGCAGGCATGTCAAACAACAAAGGATCGGTCAATTCGTCCTCTCCCCATAGATAGGGAGCAGTATCAATTTCTCGTTGTAGTTGATCGTTGATATACAATTGCACCTTGGAGATCGTACCGTCTGGATCGGCAGCTTCTATCTGTACTGGCACATCTGCGCCAATCAGCAGTTCTTGACCATTT is part of the Reichenbachiella agarivorans genome and harbors:
- a CDS encoding IPT/TIG domain-containing protein, whose amino-acid sequence is MKRAMLLVASIALTTLAVSCSEDKDDPTPIPVVTAINPTSGEPGDNVTITGVDMDAATSVTFNGVAATIVSNSATEIVATVPEDATTGKVSVTTAGGVGVSPDEFTVVIAGAVQVESISSISAVVGDNITLTGIDMMTVSSVKIGAVEATIVETTETTATVTVGEGSMLGLNNFTIVNNGGTTTTSTETLPFYVIKKIDEAFWGTFDNPEADARAFGGGGADPEESTAHDISSAVVDIAEYLPTAIDGNFFHMEGYSSTTISGSYMTQRFTGSQTAGVFTDFFGDASVDDIYFNVQINFGNLPDGYKTSEIPEDVLCDFRIRDIVNNDDFEYYPTWIGLEAMGYTPDENGWWSLSIPLSMFVDGSLTIDNFDAEQVQRFGIANRRNYGTGGTAGVTVTAADGGVLATTSFDNAIITVGGPMYK
- a CDS encoding Fic family protein, which codes for MDYNTTEAINYHYDQFPPQNINYGNFIKEIINATDALARFDQMLKNLHNNEILLAPLRNQEAVISSRIEGTVSTMDEILQYEADDDGDNLNVRSDVIETVLYQRALKNAQNALETGYLLSASFIKQMHQQLLYLGRGAAKSPGAFKTEQNYLADKIKKKIQFIPISLEKLDEGLEKLFQYLKESNDPALIKTALMHVEFEALHPFQDGNGRIGRMLITLFLWKEGILSQPHFYISGFLEENKDLYIDTMRQVSEKNNWEEWIRFFLIAVENQAIRNLEIAENIRTLYEQMKNEFTDLLSSKWSLNALDFVFTNPVFRNNKFTSTSGIPTATAAIITKKLLDNGYLVQKGEASGRRAALYSFEPLMKIVRV
- a CDS encoding pectate lyase family protein, with the protein product MKSTNHKIISTTKNRLQIALLTATLLSGFYTSQSQNLPAILTDAELKEEIYLPDYSYAGYHFSEEQIPVSTSGTVINVTDFGVVADDGLDDSQALLKAMKMANETEGKVVLQFPKGRIILSEILYISRSNICLRGAGSGEQGTTLYYPRPMRYLANPPELQELREYLVELDKRQREPENNLDLPFSQYAWSGGMIWVRVPGERVKSYLDKYDTKPKVLAQLLSGQRGRQLIEVQSASKLAVGDVVQIEWYNKDGKKGSLISSIYDDADLKVGSHHYNYPNHALVMQQVLITEIKGNQVTIKDPLLHDINPQWKPVMTEWKHLEEVGIEHFNIEFPMAPNIAHHVEDGYNAIYLTNMYNGWVQDIKIKNADSGILTEQSANVTIADIETSGDKTAHYAVSMGSVHNILVRNLSVRNIVTHPLSFNTHATKSVYQNCVVYQVPVLDQHSGANHQNLFDNIRVYATSLEDGSYPLFAGGGAGYWKPSHGAFTTFWNIDVQFGNGLDATKPVILNGMKDGPAARLVGIHANRPITIHYEPNAYISDENVNLWLVPSLFDYQLRERLKR